From the bacterium genome, the window TCGCCGTCCGGCACGTACAGGAACTCGACGGTCCCCACGCTGTCGTAGTTCACGCCGATGGCCGCGTCGACCGCCGCCTTCCACATCCGGTTCCTGACGCGCGCCGGGATGCCGGGGGCGGGCGACTCCTCGATCAGCTTCTGGTGGCGGCGCTGGATCGAGCAGTCGCGGTCCCCGAGGTGGATCACGTTCCCGTGGCGGTCGCCCATCACCTGGACTTCGACGTGGCGCGCGTTGTCGAAATATTTCTCGATGTAGACGTCGGGAACCCCGAAGGCCGACAGGGCCTCGGACTGGGCCGTCAGGAACGCGTTGATGAAGGACGCCGGGCTGTGGACGATCTTCATCCCCCGGCCGCCGCCGCCGGCCGCCGCCTTGACGATCACGGGGAAGCCGATCTCCTTGGCGACCCGAAGTCCCTCTTCCTCCTCGATGACCGCGCCGTCGCTCCCGGGCACGACCGGCACCTTGACCTTCCGCACCGCGCGCCGCGCCTCGATCTTGTCTCCCATCAGGCGGATCGCCTCGGAGGAGGGCCCGATGAACCGGACGCCGTAATTGGCGCAGATCTCCGCGAAGGCGGCGTTTTCGGCGAGGAAGCCGTAGCCGGGATGCACGGAGTCGGTGTCGGTGATCTCGATCGCGGAGAGGATCGCCGGGACGTTCAGGTAGCTTTCGGCCCCGGGCGGCGGGCCGATGCAGACGGCCTGATCCGCCATCCGGACGTGCATCGCGTCCCTGTCCGCGGTCGAATAGACGGCGACCGTCTTGATCCCCATCTCCCGGCAGGTCCGGATGATCCGGACGGCGATCTCTCCCCGGTTCGCGATCAGCACCTTGTGGATCATTCGGTTTCCCTACTCCGGGGTGATGTGGAAGAGCGCCTGCCCGTACGCCACCGGCTGCGCGTTTTCCACGATGATCGCGGCGATCGTGCCGGTGGTGTCCGACTCGATCTGGTTCATGATCTTCATCGCCTCGACGATGCAGAGGACCTGCCCCTTGACCACGCGGGTTCCCACTTCGACGAAGGGGGCGGCATCGGGAGCCGGGGCACGGTAGAAGGTCCCCACGATCGGGGAGAGAATCTCCTTGTAGGTCGGCTTCGGGGGAACCGGCGCCACGGACGGCGGTTCCTCGGCCGGCCGGGCCGGGGCGGGGGGGGGTGGCGGCGAGGCCAGGGCGACGGGAACGTTCGCCGGCCCCCTGCGAAGCTTGAGCACCGTATCGCCGTGGCCAAGCTCGAATTCGCTCACGTCGGAGCCCTTCAGCAGCTCCAGGATCTCGCGGATCTCCTTCAGGTTCATGGGCCTCCCCTCACATCCGCTCGATATAGGTGCCTGTACGCGTGTCCACCTTGATCACGTCTCCCTCGTTCAGGAAAAGGGGAACCGACACGAGCGCGCCGGACTCCAGCCTCGCCGGCTTGGTCGACCCGCTCACCGTGTCCCCGCGGACGCCGGGCTCGGTCTCCACGATCTTCAGGTCGATGAAGAACGGGATGTCGATCCCGATCGGCTCCCCCTTGTAGAAGAGGATCTTCACGGGGAGGTTCTCGATCAGGTACTCCCCCGCCCCCTCCACGTGCCCCTCGTCGAGGTAGATCTGCTCGTAACTCCGCGTGTCCATGAAGTGGAACTGGCCTTCCATCTTGTACATGAACTGCATCTCGCGCTCTTCGAGGTCGGGCTTCCCGACCTTGTCCCCGCTGCGGAAGGTGTGCTCGATCACCGCTCCGGTCTTCAGGTTCTTGAGCTTCGTGCGGACGAAGGCCCCCCCCTTGCCGGGCTTCACGTGCTGGAAGTAGACGATGACGAATGGGGCCCCCTCGAACTCGATCTTCAGCCCGTTGCGGAAATCCGACGTGGTGTACATCCCTTCCCGTGCCTCCTCAAACCAGCGGCGTGTGCGTCTTGGGGAGGAACGTGATCCGTTCGCACCCCGATCCGGTGACCTTCACCGTGTCCTCCAGCCGGATTCCCCCGATCCCCGGGAGGTAGACGCCGGGCTCCACCGTGACCACCATCCCCTCCTCGAGCCGCTCGCGCGAACGGGGGGAAAGCGATGGCCGCTCGTGCACGTCGAGACCCACGCCGTGTCCGGTCGAGTGAACAAAATACTTCAAATATCCCGACCGGTCCAGCGATTCCCGCACGCGGGCATCCACCGTCCGGCACGACTCGCCCGGCCGAACGGTGGAGATCCCTGCCGCCTGCGCCCGACGGACGGCATCGAACGCCTTCCCGAGGGAGGAACGCGGGCGCGGGGGGAGGATCGTCACCGTCTCGTCGGAGCAGTACCCGTTGCAACGTGCGCCGAAATCGACGACCAGCGGGCCGTCTCCCCCGATCGCCGTCCCCGCCGGGGTCGCGTGGGGCATCGCGGAGCGGGGGCCGTCCGCGACGATCGGTGGAAAGGAAACCCCATCCGCTCCCCGACGAACCATCTCCCGCGCCAGGTCCGCCGCCACGTCGCGCTCCGCTTTCCCCCGGACTCCGGAGGCGAGCGCGGACAGCAGGGAGACCGTCGCGATCGCGGTGGCGCGCTCCATCGCCTGAATCTCGCACGGTTCCTTCCGCATCCGGATCGTCGCGACGAGGTCCGGGACGGGGATGAAACGATCCGATCTGCCACGGGAGACGGCCCGGAAGGAATCCACCGAGAGATGGCGGGACTCGAACCCGATCCTCCGAGCCCGGAGGGACCGCATCCGTCGGGCGGCCCCGCTCCATGGGTCGTGGGTCACTTCCACGTCTGCACCGCGGACCTCCTCCCGTGCCTGCTCGGTGTATCTCCCGTCGGTGAAAAGGAACGCTCCCGCCGGGGAAACGACGAGGGCCGCGTTGCTCCCGGTGAAGCCCGTCAGGTAGCGGATGTTCGAGAGCCGGACGCAGAGATAGGCGTCCATGCGGCGTTTCCGCAAGACCGCCAGGAGGCGCTCGACGCGGTGATCAAGCCCGGCCACGGGCCCCTTCCCGCCGCAGGTGGCGCAGCAGGCCAAGCAGGGCGAGGGTGTAGCCGTACCCCCCGACGCCGCAGATCCGGCCGACGACCACGTCTTCGACCAGGGACACTTTCCGGAACTCCTCCCGGGACGCGGGGTTGGAGAGGTGGACCTCGATCGCCGGCAGGCCGGCGTAGAGCAGGGCGTCCCGGATGGCCACGCTCGTGTGGGTGTACGCCGCCGGGTTGATCACGATCCCGTCGAAGCGACGCTTCGCCGCCTGGAGACGCTCGACGATCTCCCCCTCGTGGTTCGACTGGAAGAAGGCGACCGTCGCCCCCTCCGTCCGGGCCGACGCCGTCACCGCTTCCCGGATGTCGGCCGGCGTTTCCCGCCCGTAGACGGACGGCTCCCGATCTCCGAGAACGTTCAGGTTGGGACCGTCGACGAACAGGATCCGGAACGACCGCTTCCCCTTCACAGCATCTCCCGCGTCCGGCGCGCCGCCTGCCGAAGGAGGAACCGGCATTTCCCGGGGACCGTCCCCGGTTCCGTGACGACGACGAGGAAATATTCCGCCGTCACCTTGCGGATGAAGACCTGCGCGCGATCCCCGCCGAGATGTACCCCCTCCGCCTCCCCGAGCCCGTTCTCCGAGGCGATGCGATCGGACTCCCGGAAGAGCTGGACGATCTCGGCGCAAAGGGCGGAGAGGTCCCGGTCGTCTCCGGGGGCCCGCCACTCCTCGACGGTCAGTCCGTCCACACCGGCCAGCGCGCCCGATGTCACGCCTTGATCCTTCCGGTGCATCTCCTCGAAGATCTCAAGAAAGGTCATACCCGTACTCCTTCGACATGGTCTCGAGGAACCCGAGGAGCTCCGCCTCCACGAGATCGTCCCCGGCACGGGCCGCCAGCCACGCCTGGGCGCGGAGATTCGCGGGGTCGTCGCGGAGGATCTCCCCGACGATCCGTCTCGCTGTCGTTTCCTCTCCCTGGGACCAGTACAGGTCCGCCAGGGTCACGGTCCGCACGGAGGATCCGGGCGGGATTTCCGGCGGAGGCGATTCCAGCCCCGGATCCGGCGCCCGATCAGCGGCCCGCTCCGGCCGCCCCGGGTCTTCCGCCTCCGCCCCGTCCCGCCCGCTCTCCCGCCCGCTCTCCGGCCCGGTATCCGCGGGGACCGGAGGGGCGACCTCTTCCTCGGCGGGCCGGATCTCGTATACCTCGTCCCCGACGTGAACAAGGTTCGAGCCGGGTTGCTCTTCCGGGGTCCCCATCCCCGCCGGAACGTTGAGCTCCCTCGCGATCGAGCGCTCCCGGATCTCCGCGCGGATCCCGGGAAGCTCCCGCCGGATCACCGCGAGGGGGACGCGCCGCAGTTCGCAACGGCCCGGGGCGGCGACCAGCGGCAGGTCCACGTCCGACATCATCCTCTTCTTGTCCATCCCGATGGCGGCGGCGATGGAGGTGAGGGCCACCCCCGGATCGTCGAGCGGAAATCCCATCGCGATGAGGAGCGAGACGACGCCGTCGACCACCTCCTCGCCGGTCACGCCGAGCTTCATCCCGAGGATCGCCTCCCAGGCCAGCCCCATCGCCACCGCCTCGCCGTGGAGGAGGCGGCCGTACCCGCCCGATTTCTCCATCGCGTGGCCGATGGTGTGCCCGAGGTTGAGGATCCTGCGAAGCGACGCCTCCTTCTCGTCCCGCTCGACGACGGAGGCCTTGAACGCGACGGCCCGGCGGACGACCCAGCGCCACTCCTCCCCGGAGGTCGCCTTCCACCCCCCACCGGCCGCGACCAGCCGGTCCCACAGATCGGCATCGCCGGCAAGGGCGCATTTGACCACCTCCGCCATCCCCGCGCGGAGGTTGCGATCGTCGAGGGTCCGCAGGAAGGCATCGTCGATGAAGACGGCCCGGGGCTGATGGAACGCTCCGACGAGGTTCTTCCCCTCCGGGAGGTTGAAGCCGGTCTTCCCGCCCACGCTGCTGTCCACCTGGGACAGGAGGGTCGTGGGCACCTGGACAAAGGAGATCCCGCGGAGGTACGTCGCGGCGGCGAATCCGGCGAGGTCGCCGACGACCCCGCCGCCGAAGGCGACGACGAGGGAATCCCGTCCCGCGTCCCCCCGGGCGAGGAACCCGTAGATCTCCCCCACGGAGTCGAAGTTCTTCCGTTCCTCCCCGGGGGGCAGGGCCAGGACGCCATGGGGGATGCCCGCGAGCCACCGCTCGATGTCGTCCCGGTAGATGGAGGCGACGTTGCGGTCGGTCACCACGTGGACGGTGCCGCCGGGATAAAAGCGGCAGATCCAATCCTGGAACAGGGGGTAGATCTCCCGGCCGAAGAAGATGTCGTAGGAACGGTCGCCAAGAGCCACCGTCATCGTTTCAGGGTTCACCCGCCCGCCCCTCCGTCCGGTCGATCCAGTCCGCCACCTGCCCGGCCACATCCTCCACCGTTCGCCTGTCGGTCCGCACCGTGACGTCGGCCGTGCGGTACCCGGGGAGCCGGCGCGCCAGCAACTCCCGCACCACCTCCGCCCGATCCCCCCCCCGGAGCAACGGGCGCCCGAGATCTCCGGAAAGC encodes:
- the accC gene encoding acetyl-CoA carboxylase biotin carboxylase subunit — its product is MIHKVLIANRGEIAVRIIRTCREMGIKTVAVYSTADRDAMHVRMADQAVCIGPPPGAESYLNVPAILSAIEITDTDSVHPGYGFLAENAAFAEICANYGVRFIGPSSEAIRLMGDKIEARRAVRKVKVPVVPGSDGAVIEEEEGLRVAKEIGFPVIVKAAAGGGGRGMKIVHSPASFINAFLTAQSEALSAFGVPDVYIEKYFDNARHVEVQVMGDRHGNVIHLGDRDCSIQRRHQKLIEESPAPGIPARVRNRMWKAAVDAAIGVNYDSVGTVEFLYVPDGEFHFLEMNTRIQVEHTVTEMVTGVDIVREQIRIADGKKLRYEQKDVPSRGHAIEVRINAEDPETFLPFPGPIRSCIFPGGFGVRVDTAIYPGYVVPSTYDSLLGKLIVHGDDRNEAIMRMRRALDEVRIEGVRTTVAFHKKMMVNSDFVEARLSTNFLEKNRP
- the accB gene encoding acetyl-CoA carboxylase biotin carboxyl carrier protein, encoding MNLKEIREILELLKGSDVSEFELGHGDTVLKLRRGPANVPVALASPPPPPAPARPAEEPPSVAPVPPKPTYKEILSPIVGTFYRAPAPDAAPFVEVGTRVVKGQVLCIVEAMKIMNQIESDTTGTIAAIIVENAQPVAYGQALFHITPE
- the efp gene encoding elongation factor P; amino-acid sequence: MYTTSDFRNGLKIEFEGAPFVIVYFQHVKPGKGGAFVRTKLKNLKTGAVIEHTFRSGDKVGKPDLEEREMQFMYKMEGQFHFMDTRSYEQIYLDEGHVEGAGEYLIENLPVKILFYKGEPIGIDIPFFIDLKIVETEPGVRGDTVSGSTKPARLESGALVSVPLFLNEGDVIKVDTRTGTYIERM
- a CDS encoding Xaa-Pro peptidase family protein, with the protein product MAGLDHRVERLLAVLRKRRMDAYLCVRLSNIRYLTGFTGSNAALVVSPAGAFLFTDGRYTEQAREEVRGADVEVTHDPWSGAARRMRSLRARRIGFESRHLSVDSFRAVSRGRSDRFIPVPDLVATIRMRKEPCEIQAMERATAIATVSLLSALASGVRGKAERDVAADLAREMVRRGADGVSFPPIVADGPRSAMPHATPAGTAIGGDGPLVVDFGARCNGYCSDETVTILPPRPRSSLGKAFDAVRRAQAAGISTVRPGESCRTVDARVRESLDRSGYLKYFVHSTGHGVGLDVHERPSLSPRSRERLEEGMVVTVEPGVYLPGIGGIRLEDTVKVTGSGCERITFLPKTHTPLV
- the aroQ gene encoding type II 3-dehydroquinate dehydratase; amino-acid sequence: MPVPPSAGGAPDAGDAVKGKRSFRILFVDGPNLNVLGDREPSVYGRETPADIREAVTASARTEGATVAFFQSNHEGEIVERLQAAKRRFDGIVINPAAYTHTSVAIRDALLYAGLPAIEVHLSNPASREEFRKVSLVEDVVVGRICGVGGYGYTLALLGLLRHLRREGARGRA
- the aroB gene encoding 3-dehydroquinate synthase, producing MNPETMTVALGDRSYDIFFGREIYPLFQDWICRFYPGGTVHVVTDRNVASIYRDDIERWLAGIPHGVLALPPGEERKNFDSVGEIYGFLARGDAGRDSLVVAFGGGVVGDLAGFAAATYLRGISFVQVPTTLLSQVDSSVGGKTGFNLPEGKNLVGAFHQPRAVFIDDAFLRTLDDRNLRAGMAEVVKCALAGDADLWDRLVAAGGGWKATSGEEWRWVVRRAVAFKASVVERDEKEASLRRILNLGHTIGHAMEKSGGYGRLLHGEAVAMGLAWEAILGMKLGVTGEEVVDGVVSLLIAMGFPLDDPGVALTSIAAAIGMDKKRMMSDVDLPLVAAPGRCELRRVPLAVIRRELPGIRAEIRERSIARELNVPAGMGTPEEQPGSNLVHVGDEVYEIRPAEEEVAPPVPADTGPESGRESGRDGAEAEDPGRPERAADRAPDPGLESPPPEIPPGSSVRTVTLADLYWSQGEETTARRIVGEILRDDPANLRAQAWLAARAGDDLVEAELLGFLETMSKEYGYDLS